The proteins below are encoded in one region of Paenarthrobacter ilicis:
- a CDS encoding RidA family protein: MRKTFGSGSVWEQTLGYSRAVQVDNTLYISATAASGENGIVGDDFYSQTAFILEKLGTVLKDAGFSYEDVVQSKLYLTDISKWEDAGRAHGEVFGDIRPTLSLVHVLPFLDPQMLVEIELVAHKPA; this comes from the coding sequence ATGCGCAAGACATTCGGTTCGGGCTCGGTCTGGGAACAGACGTTGGGATACTCCCGCGCAGTCCAGGTGGACAACACTCTTTACATTTCCGCCACCGCGGCATCCGGCGAGAACGGAATTGTGGGCGATGATTTCTACTCGCAGACCGCGTTCATCCTGGAAAAACTCGGCACGGTCCTCAAAGACGCCGGCTTCTCCTACGAGGACGTTGTGCAGTCCAAGCTCTACCTGACCGATATCAGCAAGTGGGAAGACGCCGGCCGCGCCCACGGCGAGGTCTTCGGCGATATCCGTCCCACCCTGTCGTTGGTTCACGTCCTGCCGTTCCTGGACCCTCAGATGCTGGTGGAAATCGAGTTGGTGGCGCACAAGCCTGCCTAA
- a CDS encoding inositol monophosphatase family protein, giving the protein MTDPLELLAIATTAAAAGAAVLAGRSATGTGGEGLETTNKGEAGDWVTAFDVAAENAVREALLAARPHDAITGEEHGTTRPSVPSGYRWSIDPLDGTTNFIRNIAYYATSVAVADADGVWLAGVVDAPALGRTYSAARGHGAWLETRGVRTRLSGPVSGRTGLLLATGFSYDPATRASQSAGLAELMEGFADVRRLGSAALDLCLVADGTFDAYGERGLNEHDFAAGALIAEEAGCWVRRPRLRSPLDGGPASDDRLASWMCAGTLELSGKFPL; this is encoded by the coding sequence GTGACGGATCCGCTGGAACTGCTCGCCATCGCCACAACAGCAGCGGCGGCCGGTGCTGCTGTCCTCGCCGGACGGTCCGCCACAGGTACCGGTGGCGAGGGGCTGGAGACCACCAACAAGGGCGAAGCCGGGGACTGGGTCACAGCCTTCGACGTTGCTGCCGAGAACGCTGTCCGGGAGGCGCTTCTGGCTGCCCGGCCGCACGACGCCATCACGGGGGAGGAGCACGGGACTACCCGTCCGTCCGTTCCGTCAGGCTACAGGTGGTCCATTGACCCGTTGGATGGCACCACGAACTTCATCCGGAACATCGCCTACTACGCGACGTCGGTTGCGGTAGCGGATGCCGACGGCGTCTGGCTGGCCGGCGTCGTGGACGCTCCGGCGCTGGGACGCACCTACTCCGCCGCGCGCGGACACGGTGCATGGCTCGAAACGCGGGGGGTACGGACCCGGCTTTCCGGCCCGGTTTCCGGACGTACCGGCCTTCTCCTGGCCACGGGCTTCAGCTATGACCCGGCAACACGGGCCAGCCAGTCCGCTGGGCTGGCTGAGTTGATGGAGGGTTTTGCCGATGTGCGGCGGCTGGGTTCCGCGGCGTTGGATCTTTGCCTGGTAGCTGACGGCACCTTTGACGCCTACGGTGAGCGTGGCTTGAACGAGCATGATTTTGCCGCAGGAGCCCTGATCGCCGAAGAAGCCGGTTGTTGGGTGCGCCGTCCCCGGTTGAGGAGCCCCCTCGACGGCGGACCGGCTTCCGATGACCGGCTGGCGTCGTGGATGTGTGCCGGAACGTTGGAGTTGTCCGGCAAGTTCCCCTTGTGA
- a CDS encoding sensor histidine kinase — translation MGVRFSTQTLLLQLAVVLLVVLLSGAVHAWLVYQRIGDEAENQALTLARTVAADPDIRTDVEAISREEGTPPPEVLSAGPLQAAAEAVRTRTGALFVVITDETGLRLAHPDLARLGERVSTDPSVALAGKEITTRNTGTLGPSAGAKVPVYAPDASGTITGEISVGYSVESLSNSLARDIVPIAVTAAGALLAGVLASFLLRRRLQRLTLGLEPEEISTLVHDQVAVLQGVDDGVIGISADGRISVYNAAASRMLDLPDATGQDWDSANVPAKLKQFTQPAARDAEPIEIVAGGRVLVASARKAWHRKEDLGWVVMLRDRTELQELTQQLDAVGTMSTALRAQRHEFANQLHTIAGFISIGQYDSAKEYLARISATGPLKFPVEQAELLQDAYLQAFVGAKGVEASERGVSIRIGPETLVRGHVADPQDVTTVLGNLIDNAVSAAVAGSSPDRWVELELLDDAGSLHIVVGDSGDGLGAADPEDIFTEGFTTAEQPVRSGAGQGLGLALVRQLARRRGGDVRVLEGGSQGGPGAVFMATIPGVMDATQPAETGPTSREDSSA, via the coding sequence ATGGGTGTGCGTTTTTCCACCCAGACACTCCTGCTCCAACTGGCTGTGGTCCTGTTGGTGGTTCTCCTCAGCGGCGCCGTCCATGCCTGGCTGGTGTACCAAAGGATCGGCGATGAAGCCGAAAACCAGGCCCTCACCCTGGCCCGGACCGTGGCGGCAGACCCCGATATCAGGACCGACGTGGAAGCCATCAGCAGGGAAGAAGGCACTCCGCCGCCCGAGGTACTGTCCGCCGGGCCGCTGCAGGCTGCCGCCGAGGCCGTGCGCACCAGGACGGGCGCCCTTTTTGTGGTGATCACGGATGAGACCGGGCTGCGTCTGGCACACCCGGACCTGGCCCGCTTGGGCGAAAGGGTCAGTACGGATCCTTCGGTAGCCCTGGCCGGGAAGGAAATCACCACCCGCAACACCGGAACGCTGGGGCCATCAGCCGGCGCAAAAGTCCCCGTTTACGCGCCCGACGCATCCGGGACCATCACCGGCGAAATCAGCGTGGGTTACTCCGTGGAGTCCCTCAGCAACAGCCTGGCCAGGGATATTGTGCCCATCGCGGTGACCGCAGCCGGTGCCCTGCTTGCCGGTGTCCTGGCCTCCTTCCTCCTGCGACGCAGGCTGCAACGGCTCACGTTGGGACTTGAACCCGAAGAAATCAGTACGCTGGTCCATGATCAGGTGGCTGTCCTGCAAGGTGTGGACGACGGCGTGATCGGCATTTCCGCCGATGGCAGGATCTCGGTCTACAATGCTGCGGCGTCGCGCATGCTGGACCTTCCCGATGCCACCGGGCAGGACTGGGATTCCGCAAACGTACCGGCCAAGCTCAAACAGTTCACCCAACCAGCCGCCCGCGACGCCGAGCCGATCGAGATCGTTGCCGGTGGACGGGTCCTGGTGGCCAGCGCCCGCAAAGCCTGGCACCGGAAAGAGGACCTGGGCTGGGTGGTGATGCTCCGGGACAGGACCGAGTTGCAGGAGCTGACCCAGCAACTGGACGCTGTGGGGACCATGTCCACTGCATTGCGCGCCCAACGCCACGAGTTCGCCAACCAGCTCCACACCATTGCCGGGTTCATAAGCATTGGCCAATACGATTCCGCCAAAGAGTACCTGGCCAGGATCTCAGCCACCGGTCCCCTGAAATTCCCCGTGGAGCAGGCCGAGCTCCTGCAGGACGCCTACCTCCAGGCCTTCGTGGGGGCCAAAGGCGTGGAAGCCTCGGAACGTGGAGTGAGCATCCGCATCGGACCGGAGACACTGGTGCGCGGACACGTGGCCGATCCCCAGGACGTAACCACCGTGCTGGGCAACCTGATCGACAACGCCGTCAGTGCCGCCGTCGCCGGTTCATCTCCTGACCGGTGGGTGGAACTGGAACTCCTGGACGACGCCGGAAGCCTGCACATTGTGGTGGGCGACTCCGGAGACGGGCTGGGTGCCGCGGACCCGGAGGATATCTTCACGGAAGGCTTCACGACGGCGGAACAACCGGTACGCTCGGGTGCTGGACAAGGATTGGGGCTGGCTTTGGTACGGCAGCTGGCGCGTCGACGCGGCGGTGATGTGCGGGTGCTCGAAGGCGGCAGCCAGGGTGGCCCCGGGGCGGTGTTCATGGCAACCATTCCGGGGGTCATGGATGCAACCCAACCGGCAGAAACCGGCCCAACCAGCAGGGAGGATTCCAGTGCCTGA
- a CDS encoding GNAT family N-acetyltransferase — translation MLSPITVRPALPEDYDAVARITQDSYVTAGYYGAADHPYLQKLQDVAGRAEHADILVAERNGQVIGSVTAAPAGGGFSDIGLEDELELRTLVVDPAVQRSGAGRALVQAVVDQAKAMDGISAVSLTTGATWESANALYARTGFDRAPHRDWFVPGTDIKLFVYRLELAQP, via the coding sequence GTGCTTTCGCCGATTACTGTCCGTCCCGCCTTGCCGGAAGACTACGACGCCGTTGCCCGGATAACGCAGGATTCCTACGTCACAGCGGGGTACTACGGCGCCGCCGACCACCCCTACCTCCAGAAGCTGCAGGATGTTGCCGGCAGGGCTGAGCACGCGGACATCCTGGTGGCTGAGCGCAATGGCCAGGTCATCGGCTCCGTCACGGCTGCACCGGCGGGTGGCGGCTTCTCGGACATCGGGCTCGAGGACGAGCTGGAACTGCGAACCCTGGTGGTTGACCCGGCTGTTCAGCGCTCCGGCGCGGGCCGTGCTTTGGTGCAGGCCGTAGTTGACCAGGCCAAGGCCATGGACGGCATCAGCGCCGTGTCCCTGACCACCGGTGCCACGTGGGAAAGCGCCAATGCCTTGTACGCGCGCACGGGCTTTGACCGGGCACCGCACCGGGATTGGTTCGTTCCCGGAACCGACATAAAGCTGTTCGTTTATCGGCTGGAGCTCGCGCAGCCATAA
- a CDS encoding LLM class flavin-dependent oxidoreductase, protein MTTPSRQLHLNAFLMSTGHHEASWRLPESDPLAVTKVEHYKHLARTAERGKLDSIFFADSPVLYGEVGRRPAGKLEPTVLLTALAGATERIGLIATASTTYNDPFNLARRFASVDWVSGGRAGWNVVTTAGLDAARNFGVEDQPAHAVRYERAAEFIEVAEKLWDSWDDDAILADKAEGVWGDDTKIRVIDHAGKHFRVRGPLNVPRSPQGRPLIVQAGSSEDGKDLAARYAEAVFTAHQTLAGAREFYADLKARTAAVGRDPEGIKILPGIVPVIGSTEGEALALERELDELIRPEYARDQLAKTLRLSPDDLPLDRQLPADLPSEDQIEGAKSRYTLIVELARSEKLTVRQLIGRLGGGRGHRTFTGTPEQVADAIEEWFVGGAADGFNIMPPVLPSGLDIFVDQVVPVLQARGLFRTEYTASTLRGHYGLPRPENQYADADVQELTSIGSAI, encoded by the coding sequence ATGACCACGCCGTCCCGCCAGCTTCACCTCAACGCCTTTCTCATGAGCACCGGCCATCACGAGGCATCATGGCGGCTTCCCGAAAGCGACCCCCTGGCAGTGACCAAAGTGGAACATTACAAGCACCTTGCGCGCACGGCGGAGAGGGGAAAACTGGATTCCATCTTCTTTGCCGACTCCCCTGTCCTTTACGGTGAGGTGGGCCGGCGCCCCGCCGGAAAGCTGGAGCCAACGGTGTTGCTGACGGCCCTGGCCGGCGCCACCGAACGGATCGGGCTGATTGCCACCGCCTCCACCACCTACAACGACCCCTTCAACCTGGCCCGGCGCTTCGCATCCGTGGACTGGGTCAGTGGTGGACGGGCCGGCTGGAATGTGGTGACCACGGCCGGCCTTGATGCCGCCAGGAACTTCGGCGTCGAGGACCAACCCGCCCACGCTGTCCGCTACGAGCGCGCCGCCGAATTCATTGAGGTGGCGGAGAAGCTGTGGGACAGCTGGGATGACGATGCGATCCTTGCCGACAAGGCGGAAGGTGTGTGGGGCGACGACACCAAAATCCGGGTGATCGATCACGCCGGAAAGCACTTCCGGGTGCGAGGCCCGTTGAACGTCCCCCGCTCCCCGCAAGGACGCCCACTGATTGTGCAGGCAGGATCTTCGGAGGACGGCAAAGACCTGGCCGCCCGCTACGCCGAGGCTGTGTTCACGGCGCATCAGACCTTGGCCGGGGCCCGGGAGTTCTACGCTGATCTGAAAGCCCGGACTGCAGCTGTGGGCCGCGACCCCGAGGGCATCAAGATTTTGCCGGGGATCGTACCCGTGATCGGCTCCACGGAGGGCGAGGCCCTTGCCCTGGAGCGCGAATTGGATGAGTTGATCAGGCCCGAGTACGCCCGCGATCAACTCGCCAAAACCCTGCGGCTTTCGCCGGACGATCTTCCGTTGGACCGGCAATTGCCCGCGGATCTTCCTTCCGAGGACCAGATCGAGGGCGCCAAGAGCCGCTACACCCTGATTGTGGAACTGGCACGAAGCGAGAAGCTGACCGTCCGGCAGCTCATCGGCCGGCTGGGCGGGGGCCGTGGCCACAGGACCTTCACCGGCACTCCGGAGCAGGTGGCCGACGCCATCGAAGAATGGTTTGTTGGCGGGGCCGCTGACGGCTTCAACATCATGCCGCCCGTGCTGCCCTCAGGCTTGGACATCTTCGTTGACCAAGTGGTGCCTGTTCTCCAGGCGCGCGGGCTGTTCCGGACCGAATACACGGCCAGCACCCTTCGGGGGCACTACGGATTGCCCCGGCCTGAAAACCAGTACGCGGACGCCGACGTGCAGGAGCTGACGTCGATCGGATCAGCCATCTAG
- the ligA gene encoding NAD-dependent DNA ligase LigA, whose product MSTPENPDPVDTTTQDAAQAVKAEEGTPPSESLRDEYEHLADLVRKYRYAYYQEDSPTVSDAEFDELYRRLEEMEALHPELVSNDSPTQEVGGEVSSAFAAVAHLQRMYSLDDVFSLDELEAWVRKAEASVAKLGDRVPEISWLTELKIDGLAVNLLYRDGKLVRAATRGDGTTGEDITHNVLTIKEIPRELHGSGYPSEVEIRGEVFIPSKAFVAFNETLVEAGKAPLANPRNAAAGSLRQKDPAETAKRPLSMYVHGIGAREGLDAKSQSETYKLLEGWGLPVSPYLKVLDSFEGVLEFIADYGKRRHNLTHEIDGIVVKIDDFATQRALGYTSRVPRWAAAYKYPPEEVHTKLLDIAVNVGRTGRVTPFGLMEPVKVAGSTVGMATLHNQEVVKAKGVMIGDIVILRKAGDVIPEIVGPVLALRDKQEPPVREFVMPTECPSCGTPLAPAKESDVDIRCPNAKSCPSQLRERVFHVASRGAFDIEALGWEAAVALTQPAEPEVPPLTSEAGLFSLTREDLSNVLIRREKKSKGVGTGQHELVPYFYTKGSAKSPSKPTATTEKLFAELEKAKKQPLWRVLVALSIRHVGPTASRALATAFGSMDAIRNATEEQMAHVDGVGPTIAVALKEWFAVDWHNEIVDSWAAAGVRMEDERDTSVPRTLEGLTVVVTGTLPNYSRDEAKEAIIIRGGKASGSVSKNTSYLVAGESAGTKLDKAEQLGVPVLDEDGFRELLANGPAAPDTAAAITEESPEEAETT is encoded by the coding sequence GTGAGCACACCAGAGAATCCGGATCCGGTAGACACCACAACGCAGGATGCCGCCCAAGCGGTTAAAGCGGAGGAGGGCACGCCTCCCTCGGAATCCCTGCGGGACGAGTACGAGCATCTGGCGGATCTTGTCCGCAAGTACAGGTATGCGTATTACCAAGAGGATTCCCCAACGGTCTCCGACGCCGAGTTCGATGAACTGTACCGGCGCCTCGAAGAGATGGAAGCCCTGCACCCGGAACTGGTGTCCAATGACTCTCCCACGCAGGAAGTCGGCGGGGAAGTCTCCTCCGCCTTCGCCGCGGTTGCCCATCTACAGCGCATGTACAGCCTGGATGACGTCTTCTCGCTGGACGAACTCGAAGCATGGGTCCGCAAGGCTGAGGCTTCGGTGGCAAAGCTGGGGGACAGGGTTCCGGAGATCTCATGGCTCACTGAGCTGAAGATCGATGGTCTTGCAGTAAACCTGCTCTACAGGGACGGCAAGCTGGTCCGCGCCGCCACCCGTGGGGACGGCACTACCGGCGAGGACATCACCCACAACGTATTGACCATCAAGGAGATCCCCCGGGAGCTCCACGGCAGCGGCTACCCCTCCGAAGTTGAAATCCGGGGCGAGGTCTTCATTCCTTCCAAGGCATTCGTGGCCTTCAACGAGACATTGGTGGAGGCCGGCAAGGCGCCGCTGGCCAACCCGCGCAACGCTGCTGCCGGGTCCCTGCGCCAAAAGGATCCGGCAGAAACAGCCAAACGCCCCCTGAGCATGTACGTGCACGGCATCGGTGCCCGGGAAGGCCTGGACGCCAAGAGCCAATCGGAAACCTACAAACTCCTTGAAGGCTGGGGACTGCCCGTCAGTCCCTACCTCAAGGTGCTGGATTCCTTTGAAGGTGTCCTGGAATTCATTGCCGATTACGGCAAGCGACGGCACAACCTCACCCACGAAATCGATGGGATTGTGGTGAAGATCGATGACTTCGCCACCCAGCGGGCCCTCGGCTACACCTCCCGCGTTCCCCGGTGGGCGGCCGCCTACAAGTACCCGCCGGAAGAGGTCCACACCAAGCTGCTGGACATTGCGGTCAACGTTGGCCGTACGGGAAGGGTTACCCCCTTTGGCCTGATGGAGCCGGTGAAGGTTGCCGGTTCCACGGTTGGGATGGCCACTCTCCACAACCAGGAGGTGGTGAAGGCCAAGGGCGTGATGATCGGCGACATCGTGATCCTTCGGAAGGCTGGAGACGTCATCCCGGAAATCGTGGGTCCGGTGCTGGCATTGCGGGACAAGCAGGAGCCGCCGGTCCGCGAGTTTGTGATGCCTACCGAGTGCCCCAGTTGCGGTACGCCCCTGGCTCCGGCCAAGGAAAGCGACGTGGACATCCGCTGCCCCAACGCAAAGTCCTGCCCCTCCCAGTTGCGCGAGCGTGTGTTCCACGTGGCCAGCAGGGGAGCGTTCGACATTGAGGCCCTCGGATGGGAGGCCGCGGTTGCCTTGACGCAGCCCGCTGAGCCGGAAGTGCCGCCTTTGACCAGCGAGGCCGGGCTGTTCAGCCTCACACGCGAGGATCTGTCCAATGTCCTGATCCGCCGGGAAAAGAAGTCCAAGGGCGTGGGCACGGGCCAGCATGAGCTGGTGCCGTACTTCTATACCAAGGGCTCGGCAAAGTCGCCGTCCAAACCCACGGCAACCACCGAGAAGCTGTTTGCGGAGCTGGAAAAGGCGAAGAAGCAACCCTTGTGGCGGGTGCTGGTGGCGTTGTCCATTCGGCACGTTGGACCAACAGCTTCACGGGCCTTGGCAACGGCCTTTGGCAGCATGGACGCCATCCGGAACGCCACGGAAGAGCAAATGGCACATGTGGATGGCGTTGGCCCCACCATCGCGGTGGCGCTCAAGGAATGGTTCGCGGTGGACTGGCACAACGAAATCGTGGACAGCTGGGCGGCGGCCGGGGTCCGGATGGAAGACGAACGCGATACGTCCGTGCCGCGGACACTCGAAGGCCTTACCGTCGTGGTCACCGGGACGCTGCCCAACTACAGCCGGGACGAGGCCAAGGAAGCCATCATCATCCGGGGAGGCAAGGCTTCCGGGTCTGTCTCCAAGAACACCAGCTACCTGGTGGCTGGTGAAAGCGCCGGCACCAAGCTGGACAAGGCGGAGCAACTGGGCGTCCCCGTTCTGGACGAGGATGGTTTCCGGGAACTCCTGGCCAACGGACCGGCCGCACCAGACACCGCCGCAGCAATCACCGAGGAATCCCCAGAGGAAGCAGAAACCACGTGA
- a CDS encoding CitMHS family transporter → MLVLLGFAMIAVFMVLIMTKKLTPVLALIIVPTVFGLFAGAGLGIGPMVMESMKSMTSTAALLMFAIIYFGLMIDVGLFDPLVKFILRKLGNDPAKVVLGTAILAAAVSLDGDGSTTFILTTAAMLPVYLRLKMSPVVLTCVAGLANGTMNILPWGGPTARAATALKLDVNDVFVPMIPSLIVGLIVVLVFSWLLGLQERNRLRAVAPEIWGEVADPADSFDGGSGRGGSGTGRSGSGVSRTGSTRTSGKPVTGGGAGVVVLERTEELVDDHDAAMADTALDPNRATLRPKLFWFNLALTVAVMVTLVANIVPLPFVFMVGSAIALLVNFPKVKDQGAQLIAHAPSIVAVVSMVMAAAVLTGVLNGTGMVKAMSEWLVQIIPADMGPFMAIITGVLSIPMTFFMSNDAFYFGVLPVLSETAAHYGVGAADMARASITGQPFHLQSPLVPAILLLVSLAKVELGDHHKKVLWRTAVISLVMLAVGVLTGAIGIG, encoded by the coding sequence ATGCTGGTTTTGCTTGGATTCGCAATGATTGCGGTATTCATGGTCCTGATCATGACCAAAAAGTTGACGCCGGTTCTGGCGCTGATCATCGTCCCCACCGTCTTTGGACTCTTCGCCGGGGCAGGCCTCGGCATCGGGCCCATGGTCATGGAATCCATGAAGTCCATGACGTCAACGGCAGCCCTGCTCATGTTCGCGATCATCTACTTCGGATTGATGATCGACGTTGGGCTCTTTGATCCACTGGTGAAGTTCATCCTCCGCAAGCTCGGCAACGACCCCGCCAAGGTTGTCCTGGGCACCGCCATCCTGGCTGCTGCCGTTTCCTTGGACGGCGACGGTTCCACCACCTTCATCCTCACCACCGCTGCGATGCTCCCGGTCTACCTGCGCCTCAAGATGAGCCCCGTGGTCCTCACCTGCGTTGCAGGCCTGGCCAACGGAACCATGAACATCCTTCCGTGGGGCGGCCCCACGGCCCGCGCCGCCACCGCCCTCAAACTCGATGTAAACGACGTCTTTGTTCCCATGATCCCGTCCTTGATCGTGGGCCTCATAGTGGTCCTGGTCTTCTCCTGGCTGCTGGGCCTCCAGGAGCGCAACCGCCTCCGCGCCGTTGCCCCGGAGATCTGGGGCGAGGTTGCCGATCCTGCAGACTCGTTCGACGGCGGCAGCGGCCGCGGCGGCTCGGGCACCGGCCGCAGTGGTTCCGGCGTAAGCCGCACCGGCTCAACCCGCACCAGCGGCAAGCCCGTCACGGGTGGAGGCGCCGGCGTCGTTGTTCTTGAACGCACCGAAGAACTCGTGGACGACCACGATGCCGCCATGGCCGATACCGCCCTGGACCCCAACCGCGCCACGCTGCGTCCCAAGCTGTTCTGGTTCAACCTGGCACTCACGGTTGCCGTCATGGTCACGTTGGTAGCCAACATTGTTCCCTTGCCGTTCGTCTTCATGGTCGGTTCCGCGATCGCACTGCTGGTGAACTTCCCCAAGGTCAAGGACCAGGGCGCCCAGTTGATCGCCCACGCACCGTCGATCGTGGCGGTTGTCAGCATGGTCATGGCAGCAGCAGTCCTCACGGGCGTGCTGAACGGCACCGGCATGGTCAAGGCAATGTCCGAGTGGCTCGTCCAGATCATTCCCGCGGACATGGGCCCGTTCATGGCCATCATCACCGGCGTGCTCAGCATCCCCATGACGTTCTTCATGAGCAACGATGCGTTCTACTTCGGCGTACTTCCCGTCCTCAGCGAAACGGCCGCCCACTACGGCGTCGGCGCAGCGGACATGGCCCGTGCTTCCATCACCGGCCAGCCGTTCCACCTGCAGAGCCCACTGGTCCCCGCCATCCTGTTGCTGGTTTCACTGGCCAAGGTTGAACTGGGCGACCACCACAAGAAGGTCCTGTGGCGCACCGCGGTCATCTCCCTGGTGATGCTGGCTGTGGGTGTCCTGACCGGGGCCATCGGCATCGGCTAA
- a CDS encoding AAA family ATPase has product MIRTLAIANFRSIRDLTMELHGLDVVTGANGSGKSSLYRALRLLSECAGAGSANVVGSLARDGGLSSTLWAGPESISRGMRGGQAPVQGTVRRAPVNLKLGYSGDDFGYLVDLGLPASGSAGYDPDTGRPRASAFSLDPEIKREQIFSGPVARPGSLLVDRKGALAKLRGPDGEWTELSRRLDTYQSMLTEVSDQDRAPEVMRVRDAVRSWRFYDHFRTDVDAPARQARIGTRTPVMHHSGQDLAAALQTIREVGFERQLDAAVRHAFPGSRLDVAIADGRFSVELLQPGMLRPMKAAELSDGTLRFLLLTAALLTPRPPELMVLNEPETSLHVDLMPALAGLIVQASATSQMIVVTHSEALLTELRKSGSAYEHQLYKDTGETRIEGLGALEGPSWAWPKR; this is encoded by the coding sequence ATGATCCGTACGCTGGCCATCGCCAACTTCCGATCCATCCGGGACCTGACCATGGAACTTCACGGTCTGGATGTGGTGACGGGGGCCAATGGCAGTGGCAAATCCTCCCTGTACCGTGCTCTCCGCCTGCTGTCCGAGTGCGCCGGTGCGGGCTCTGCCAATGTGGTGGGCTCGTTGGCCAGGGACGGAGGCTTGTCTTCCACGTTGTGGGCCGGACCGGAATCGATCAGCAGGGGTATGCGCGGCGGACAAGCACCGGTGCAGGGCACTGTCCGGCGCGCGCCGGTCAATCTTAAACTGGGGTACTCCGGCGACGACTTCGGCTACCTGGTGGATCTGGGTCTGCCCGCTTCAGGCAGTGCAGGCTACGACCCCGATACCGGAAGGCCGCGGGCGTCCGCCTTCAGCCTGGACCCGGAAATCAAGCGCGAGCAGATCTTCTCCGGCCCTGTGGCGAGGCCGGGATCCTTGTTGGTGGACCGCAAAGGGGCCCTGGCCAAGCTGCGCGGACCCGATGGAGAGTGGACCGAGCTGTCGCGAAGGCTGGACACATACCAGAGCATGCTCACCGAGGTATCGGACCAGGATCGCGCACCGGAGGTGATGCGGGTCCGTGACGCCGTGCGTTCATGGCGCTTCTATGATCACTTCCGGACCGACGTTGATGCCCCGGCCCGACAGGCCCGGATCGGCACCCGCACGCCGGTGATGCACCACAGCGGGCAGGACCTTGCGGCGGCGCTGCAGACCATCCGGGAGGTGGGCTTCGAGCGCCAGCTGGATGCCGCTGTCCGCCATGCGTTTCCTGGGAGTCGTTTGGATGTGGCTATTGCTGACGGGCGCTTCAGCGTGGAGTTGCTGCAGCCTGGCATGCTGCGGCCCATGAAGGCTGCCGAGCTTTCCGACGGGACCTTGAGGTTCCTCCTCCTGACCGCAGCGTTGCTGACGCCGCGGCCCCCGGAACTGATGGTGCTCAATGAACCGGAAACCAGCCTCCACGTTGACCTGATGCCGGCACTGGCCGGACTGATCGTCCAGGCCAGTGCCACCAGCCAGATGATTGTGGTGACCCACTCCGAGGCCTTGCTCACGGAGCTCCGAAAGAGTGGATCGGCGTACGAGCACCAGCTCTATAAGGACACCGGCGAAACCAGAATCGAGGGCCTCGGTGCCCTGGAGGGTCCGTCGTGGGCCTGGCCCAAACGCTAG
- a CDS encoding response regulator, with the protein MPEDLRVLIVDDDFHVARLHAAYVDSVAGFMALAPAGSVSQALQAIHSLRPDLVLLDVYLPDGSGLDLLGQLDVDAVMLTAASDAHSIRVALRRGALGYMLKPFTAETLSQQLRSYARYRRILGQQPAIDQGTIERAKRSLIPGDVAPSAKPRSATEAAVLESLLPGEQYSAAEVAERVGVSRATAQRYLSSLADDGAVEIQLRYGTTGRPEHRYGIPG; encoded by the coding sequence GTGCCTGAAGACTTACGGGTATTGATTGTTGATGACGATTTCCATGTGGCCCGGCTTCATGCCGCCTACGTGGATTCCGTTGCCGGTTTCATGGCCTTGGCACCCGCGGGCTCCGTATCCCAGGCCCTGCAGGCAATCCACAGCCTCCGCCCGGACCTGGTGTTGCTGGATGTATACCTGCCCGATGGTTCCGGCCTTGACCTGCTGGGGCAGCTGGACGTGGACGCCGTGATGTTGACCGCGGCCTCCGACGCTCATTCCATCCGGGTGGCCCTGCGCCGCGGCGCCCTGGGTTACATGCTCAAACCCTTTACCGCCGAAACCCTGTCCCAGCAGTTGCGGTCCTACGCCCGGTACCGAAGGATTTTGGGCCAGCAGCCCGCCATTGACCAGGGCACCATTGAACGGGCCAAGCGTTCCCTGATCCCGGGCGATGTTGCCCCGTCCGCCAAACCCCGTTCCGCCACGGAAGCCGCCGTCCTGGAATCGCTGCTCCCCGGCGAGCAGTATTCCGCCGCCGAGGTAGCCGAGCGGGTGGGCGTTTCCCGGGCCACGGCGCAACGGTACTTGTCCTCGCTGGCCGACGATGGCGCCGTCGAAATCCAGCTCAGGTACGGGACCACCGGCCGCCCGGAACACCGCTATGGCATTCCGGGCTGA